caacagcatgaTTTGAGTAATACatcacacatcgtctgaaccgcttgtcccatacggggtcgcagggagccggaacccaacccggcaacacagggcgcaagggtggagggggaggggacacacccaggacgggacgccggtccgtcacaaggcaccccaagcgggacctgaaccccggacccaccggagagcaggacgaggtccaacccgctgcaccaccgcaccccccccttgAGTAATACACTGCATTATAAATTTCCATACACAAGTTAGAAAAATAActgctctccctactgccaccgcAAGCCTACTAGGATAAGCGGGAtagaaaatagatggatggaagttAGAAGCATCCAAAAAGCTGTGAAACATTTTGACCACTGTATACTGTGgtatgaaatacatttacatttattcatttagcagacgcttctgtccaaagtgacgtacatctcagcaaaaatacaatttatgcattacattaagagaaagagacatagctgcagacatgaaagtctcaagcaaacctagtttgttacctaccacttgctgcaccgatgttcatcgttcaggtaggtgcataaaacacaggatagacaaatcctgataccctccaaccaaattcttattttttttttaaaataatgttataagagcgggggcgcgggggcgcggtggcgcagtgggttgggccgcagtcctgctctctggtgggtctggggttcaagtcccgcttggggtgccttgcggcggactggcgtcccgtcctgggtgtgtccccctccccttccggccttacgccctgtgttgccgggtaggctccggttccccgtgaccccgtatgggacaagcggttctgaaaatgtgtgtgtgtgtgtgtaatgttataagatacacaagcaaacaaaaacaatgccggagtagcggctgaataaaggctttatctggtgatgctcatgaagttacggtgcatgaacatttacaccgtacatgagctggagagatcttgggcgaaatgggtctggaaaaggtgagttttcagacctttcttgaatgtagacacagtttccgcagttctgagtgggagggggaggtcgttccaccacaacggagccagaaccgagaacatccgtgctttacctttcgtgggtgggaccaccaagcgagcagaagtataCGAGCGAAATTGTGTGGCCCAATGCTAGATGCGCTTCTGTACTGGCTTGAAGCCTCTCCTGTCTGCCCTACAGAAGTGCATCTAACAGTTTTACAATAGCAGGCTGGAAGGGTTGAAACCTGAGAAATATTTATGACAAATGTCTTAACCTGTGGGTTAACTACTTGTAAGGATTTTTGTACTGATGTTGTTTGTTGTATATGtaatactgaataataatttGTTCATGGGGCATCTATGTAATAATACAAATGTAGATCATGACACATTAGATCAgtttaaatgagcaaatacaGGATTTGTTGGATGAAAGGCATAGAAACTTATAGAATAGCACAAACTGATGATTTCCTGGATAGACCAGGTGCGGCCACAGAGTCCCCATCACTCGTCCCGCTTTGTATCTGGGAGGCAGTTGTGTCCAGCGCTGACAATGAGAGGCCCAAACCACACTGGTTAATGCCATTTACATTGTATTACTGcatcatttattttacaagtcaatgattttatgtaaaataagttTACTTTGCTTATTTCAACCACTTATACAACAGGTACTGGACTAAAGCATGTTGGGCTTTGTATTACAcacaaaagtaaaacagaaatgtcCCTTTTGAGGAACTTTCAGTCTTTTCTTACAAATTCAGTTCCTTAACCGGTCCCTCCCCTGATGTTCTAAGATGGACCTTGCTTCCATATACTGCTAAACAATAAAGCCCCAATGTCTgacttgtacatttatttgaaacagATCTAAAATGCACAACAgtctgcaccacacacacacacacacacacacacacacacacacacacacacacacacacacacacacacacacactcacactcactatctgaaccgcttgtcccagacggggtcgcaggagcctaacccggcaactcagggcgtaaggctagagggggaggggacacacccaggacgggacaccagtccatcgcaaggcaccccaagcgggacttgaacccccgacccaccagagagcaggacccggtccaacccactgcgccaccgcgccccctcagtCTGCACCACATAAAGCACaaattaaagctttattttctCCTCCCATGTACCTTGTGATGTAtggcaggttttttttccagaatccAATGAGTACATGTTCACGTTGTCACCATCAGGTCCAGGATTGTATAAATGATCATTCGCCTTCTGTTGAGGTagtgaaacaaataaatcagtgacAAATGACAATAGTGCTATGCAATGCAGCACTGCTGTTAATATGAATCAGTTTTGAAACTTTGCCATTAAAAGTCCCTCAGCACTGACTGCTttcttctaaattaattttgacAGTTAGTGATCAAGCAAGCAGGTCCGTTTTGCTAGGTGTACAGGTGCACTGTGACTCAGAGAACAGGTCTGATTTCACTTACCCATGAGCCAGTGGCCATACATCTGTGTCTGACCTCAGGATGGGTTTCTAAGTATCTGCAAGACACAATATTTGCTTAGTTCTGCTAACCAGCATATTTGTTGCACATTATGTTCCCCTTGAACTGGATTTGTGGCCAAAAGCCTGCAATTATAATGGGGGGATGCTGTGACACTTTTGAGCAAAGTAAATTGTAGAATACTGTACTCCCCCTCCCTACTTGTGCCACTCACCTGGAATCACCATATCCAGGACCGCACTCACATTACGGCATCTGACCATAGTCAGGTTACCACATCTCTGACGAAATCACCATGCTCTAGCTTTAATGACACAAAAAAGGCTGACCATACTGTTGAAGtacacagagcaggacccctgTCTCTCATAATGGGTGTGATTTTGATCTGATGTGGAGCTTTGCACCTAGCATGAAATCACTGATGAAACATTGGAAGCGTATTAGAAATCAGGTTTGGCATAGGTTTATAGGTTTGACAAAGCTTTGCCCTAATTGCTGACAAGGCAAGAAAACTCACCAGAtgggaagtgtttttttaataacttacattatttataacTTACATTACAGAATAATACAATATTATGCAACATGCTATGATAAAAAAATACCATAATTTctaaaacaaatgataaaatttaAGCAAGAGATTTTTAGGTGTTTCATAACCAAAACTGCTGAATTATGCAAAatatcacttaaaaaaaattaatttatcttCAAATCCAAATTTTTTTGTCACGAAGGAGAAAATGTAGTATAGGGTCTTCTGCTCACCTCTTCAGATAAGAATCAGAATGTGTGTAGGAGGGCCTCGAACCCTGCTTGACCCCACTGGGCACCCAAGCAATCGACGTGTCCACTCCGATCCCAACTCGGCCTGTTGCTCCAGAGGAGATTGGCATCCCTGATCTCTGCCTCTACATGTCAGGATGGAAGAAGGCCGGAGCAACAGATGCAGCAGTGGATCCTCCTGAAAGAATTGCCATGAGAGGACAGAATAACGGCAGGTTTTCTGGTTTCATATAAAAAATTCTTTTATAGTTGGAGAATGAATGTCTCTCTGGTCAAATTACAAGTCAAACTTTAGAAggtttgttgttgttactgtgACAACATGTCACATGACCACAATGGGCCTGTTGATTGGACAATACTGTACCGATACCTCTGTCTATGAAAAGGTGAATCTTAGAGAGTGCTTTCTTCTTCCTACTCTCTACCTTGAAAGATTTCCCATGTTTTTACCTATCATCAGcaataaaatttacattaattcttttagttcatgcttttctctaaagaaacttgcaatgttaagctttccacaatgatttacccatttatacagctaggatTTAATGGAttaattttgggtaagtaccttgctccatgGTACTGCAGCCATAGGTGAGATTTTAAtatgcaacctttagatcccaAGGCAACACCTTTAACCACTTTACTACCAATTTCCCAAAGTTAATTAGCAATCAGTTATTGTATTAATTCACATTGACTCAAGTTTATTTATCCCTGTTTTATATActttaaaatgctaaattaaaaaaaagatttaaaataatcttTCAGTGAAAGCAGCTGCTTTTTGTGTCACAAAGGCCTTGATCACTTTTTGAAGCCAAAGCATTTGCGCTTTGTTTTCGATGTGTTGAAGCAGAGATCTAAAACAATGAAAGCCATCAGTAATATTCTCATAAAAGCAAATCACTGCGAGTCTGAAAAGCATAATGTGCCAAATCACTCAAAATATTAGTAACAAACTTTGTCTTCAggtgtaaatgtgtgatttgAGAAAAGTGGTGAATCTGAAccattttttggagaaaagtaattttttattcaattaTACAACACAGTATCAACGCCTATACTGTAAACtactttaaaatttttgcagaaataGTCAAATGAAGTAGTTAATAGTACAGCTGATGCGCAAGagaaaatgacagtaatattttaaaacagcaaaCAGGCTCAGTTTGGCATCCACTACAGCAGGTGTCGCTGTAGAGCTACAGTTTAACGGCGGAACGAAATGGATAGAAGAAGTCGGAAAACGCTGGCTTCGCCCTTATGAATTTTAATCATGCTCTGATTCACAGCCACAAAGGaaattctgctgctgcttcgAAAACTTCATAACAGCTTTGACTAAAACACAAGTGGCTTGTGGCTGCGGTGTCCAGTAGGAGAATGGGCATTTTGAAGGGCAGATCCGCCGCAGTCGTGCTGTTCTCGCTGCTCCGCCTGTGCGCAACTGTGAGCGGTACCGCAGTTGCGTGCGCAGACATCGCGGTGGACGTGCAGACGGCGGTGCGACCGCTGAGGCACTTCTGGAGGAGCACCGGCTTCTGGTGGGTCCTCATCGCGCTGTCACACGGCCACGTTATTACCACTAATAATTCGCTACTTTAACTGACGCATTTGACCAAGTGACTTGGAGTTTTTAATCCATTTTCCAACAGAGCATTTTACTGAGGCAATTCAATTCAGGATAGGCGCTGTGGCAGGTGGTGTCACGTGCCTAGTCACGTGTGGTcgggtttttttaaattggtcaCGTGCCCTGTCAAGTGTCGCCATCAGCTAAAGTTAAAAGCATGCAGCAGAGTATTGGTACAAAGCAAATGGACATAAATGCATCATGTCTATATTGGGGCGGTTTCTGGTGTTTTTGGGTGCAAACCATTTCTGGactggaaaatgaaattaagtttATTAAATGCTGTTAAGCAATACATATGACCAGTGTGGAATAGTGGTTAATGATCTGGAGTCCTGACCAGGTCCAGCAGTGTGCCAATTACCAACATGTATCgtattaaaaatgttcatttcatgCTAATGAGCCtcaaatatgttaaaataacttttttgaaaaaacatgaaaccTGATGGCTATATGACAGTGTTGTGCTcttagctgtgtttttttttcttctttgtttcacATCAGTTAACCACATTTGTAACCATGCTGCCATAACCATTCCACAATCCTGTTCTTCAGCCCTCCACTTCCTCATACCCAAGCTGACCAATATGACCTGAGCAGAGATGAGCAGTTAAACCTTGCCTATGTGAGCTCTGTGCCCCATGGCGGCTTGGAGCAGGTTCGAATCCACTGGCTGCTAGAGCTGGTAACAGCACAGTAAGTATGAAAGTAACTGGGTGCAGTAAGCATAGTGATAGTCCAGTTATAGTGTCATATAAATATGGAATCATTATTAAAGCATTTCAAGATTATTTCATTAAGGAGCCAAACAGTAGGGTCTTCTCAGGATTTTAGTCCATACCCTGTTGATAACAAGTCGGTAGAGTTACTAGCTTAAATTATACTGAAACATGATACTCATATGCATGATCAATGATAAACATATGTTGTTCCTGCCAATTTAAAATTTCCAGTGTCCATCATCTCTTGGCTGAATATGCTGTGGTTTGATAGCAGTTATGAGTCTCtgtgtgaaatgcatgttttggGTTAACAGCATAACATCAAATGTCCCCTGTAGGGTTGTTGAAGGAGTGCCTCGTTACAATTTCACAAATCTCGACCAGCTGATTGAACTTCTTTGGCAGAACGGTCTTCGTCCTGGTAAGCTGGTCTGACAAATAGCCTCTCATGCAGACGACTCAGTTTCAGATTCTCCCATGCGTGTTTGctcagtaatatttttatgtaataataaaagaGAAATTTTATAACAATAATTTTACGTTTGTAGGCTTTGAATTGATGGGCAGTGTTTCCAACTACTTTACGGATTTcgaggagaagcagcaggtTGCGGAATGGCGGAACCTAGTGTATCTCGCTGCTAGAAGGTATATTGGTGAGTTCAGGGTGATGAGTGAGGTTGCACAGATGTAGATTACTGGCTGCAGGCAGGATTCCTCTTCTAAACATTCTTGGCATTCCTGACTGTGATATACTCttaaacatatttattgtatttaattacaatgtgtttatttctcCCCGGGTTTATTCTAATACAGATTTCATCTTTGATTGTAGAGAAATATGGCCTGGACTATGTCTCCCAGTGGAACTTTGAAACATGGAATGAGCCAAACAATCATGATTTTGACAATATCACCATGTCAATCCAAGGTAAAGTATGTAGTTCTGAGAAAGCATCACTCAGTTATATTTGTTGACTTATTTGGAGTACATGGTGTAATACAGGTACAGGTGCTTGTTAATTGTAGATCttactgatttattcattaaatagtTAACACATTGTCATAAATTCATTTCTCCTTGAATTTCTTGcattttcagcaaatgtgcCTTGTTTACCATTTGATTTATTAAGATTGCGACGTAAATGAGGTTATTTTGACAGTCAGGAGATGGGTGATTTGGTTTATATCATCGTGACTGGCAGAAATCCATGTTTCCATTCCTCTATCTGTGTGTAATTGAACATTCACTGTCAAGctggaaagcatcagctgaatactCTCTATTTAAAGGAGTGAACAAATGACTGAGTCTttgactgaaaaatgtgttcccAATTCTCTGTGCTCAGGGTTCCTGAATTACTATGACGCTTGCTCCGAGGGTCTTAGGGATGCCAGCCCCACCTTGCGATTTGGGGGCCCAGGGGATTCCTGCCATTCCTATCCCCACTCCCCTTACTGCTGGGCTTTGCTGGAGCACTGCCACAATGGAACCAATTTCTTCACTGGGGAGACTGGGGTTCGGTTGGATTACATTGCCCTCCACAAGAAGGTAAGCAGGGGGCCCACCAGGCACTGACATACAGGGCCTTATTGGAGAAGGAGGGTTTTTGAGAGGAGGTGCGGCTCATATTTTTGACTTCTGCAGAGAATAATAATTTACTCTGCAAACAGTTTTTTGAAGATTAGAATTtccaaaagtcttttttttttcacatttacactacatttcttcgtttagctgatgggttttttttttttcccttccccaaagcaatttataacatTTAGCTACGTACAACTACTTATCAATTTATGCaggtgggtgtttttttttttttttttttcccccctgaagcaatttagggtaagtaccttgctcaagggtattgcagcactGGGTGAGATCTGTCCTTGGATCTGGagacagctctaactactgcactaTCAACTATTACTATTTTGTTTCAAAGTATTTCTCGCTCACATatagaaaaaacttttttcagggTGGTGGAGGATCCCTTCCCATTCTGCAGCAGGAAGTTGAGACAGTGAAAGAAATTCAGGAGCGATTTCCATCATTCAGATCTCTACCAGTGTACAATGATGAGGCAGACCCTTTGGTGGGCTGGTCTAAACCCCAGGACTGGAGGGCAGATGTGACGTACGCTGCCATGGTGGTGAAGGTAGGAGAGCAGAGGGGCAGCTGTTTTAAGAGGCTTATTACTAGTTGTCTTGTTTCAAGGAGTTCACTTTCATATTCTTTATCATACAGTTGCTCTGTTATAGCAGGATTTTAGCTTTGATTATGTCGCCTGCTCAGGTGATATCTCAGCACCAGGATCTGATCATCGGTGACCCAGACTCTACCATACACTATGCCCTCCTGAGCAACGACAATGCCTTCCTGAGCTACCATCCCAATCAATTTACGCAGCGCACGCTAACTGCCCGGTTTCAGGTCAACAACACTCAGCCTCCACATGTACAATTGCTGAGGAAACCAGTCCTCACTGTTATGGGCCTTCTGGCTCTGCTAGGTGAGAAAAGCAGCATGTTTGGGACCCTTTTTGGATTAATTTCTCCAAAAGACCCCCTATAGTCGCAAAATTGCAACACCAGTGGTAGAAGTAAATCTGAAAATCCAGCCTTCCTTCTGCTATGGAATttcagaagcttttttttttcccccaaatttaaatttgttacatttcctCTGCTTCCTGTGTTTCGTGGATGACCTTTTCTGGttgctgttttatgtttttctgtcatttgttcTGACTGTATGGTTGCTCTTCAGAGGAGTCTGTCTTGAGTCACTAGGTGGCGCTTCAGCCATTGTAAGCTTATATTTGTATAGGTGTTGCCATTATAGTGGTCAGAAACCAAAGCACTGTAAATGCACTAATTGGTGTTCTTTCCATTTGGATATGACCAGGAGAGACTCAGGTGTTTTCCTATATTGTTCTGGAGGGGTCTGCCACAGATGACACCATAGGGGTCCTGGCCAGTACCCACAAGTCCCCTGTCCCTGGGACTTCTGACAGCTGGCAGTCAGCCATACTGGTCTACAGTAGCAAGGACAACCACACTGTCCCCTCTGCCAACCATGTCACGCTCCAGctcagcgggttctcgggtcaGAAGGGTGAGTGTTAAGATGTATGTTTTAATCCAGTACACTGCATTCCAGGAGGTGGAGTTCTCATAGCAATTTAACATGTGTCCATAGTGGCCAGATGATTACCAGATGGCTCTGTTAACATTGGAGCAGGGTGTATAGAAGGCAGGGTTTTGACGGAATGTTTCCAGTTTCAAATCACAGGCTGGGAACTTCTGCTGTGAAAATGAGTGAGACATTAAACTGTTGTTCTTGTAGTCTATGTTGGCTACATGTGTTAAAGTGACTTGAGTCTGTAAATAAAACTGGGTGCATCTACTCTGTACAAGTATTGGATAAACAAGCAGAACTATGGGGCAGTacgtggcgtaatggttagagttgttgcttTCAAATCAAAAGGTGTAGGTTTAAATtccactgctgctgtaacacccttgagcaaggtcctgaAATGATACCAAAAGaattacctagttgtataaatgggtaaattgcagTAAGTAGTGTTTTCTTTTGACAAAATCATAAACAAATGGCCAACTTAATGAATTTTGATTGAACAGGGCAACTGTTAAATGATCATTATCTTTACTGCCACGTGCTTGTTCCGGATGGCCTTTTTATTGGCAGACCTGGTGTACATTACCTACTACCTGGACAACAACAGCTCCAACCCATACCAGCTGTGGCAGAGCTTTGGGAGTCCAGATTACCCCACAGCCAAGCAGTTCCAGCAGCTACGCAATCTGGGGGTAGGTCACTGCAGGTTAGCCATGACCGAAAAAATGTTTAAGGTCCTTTAATTTCAGATCCTTGCAAGTTGTAGCACAGATGTACAACCTAAACATTCCCTTGTCCTTCCATTTAAGGAGCCACAAGTGCGAGGGCCCCTTCCTTTCCCCTCGGAGGGAACACTGACCCTGAAGGTGGAACTTCCTGTGCCAGCAGTTCTCCTTGTACATGTGTGTGCCCGCCCAAAGGCAACACCAGAACAGGTGTGTACTCGGATCATTTCCCATGTATGGCTAATGTGGGAGTGACTCCTCACCTATTTAATTCCTAATGCAATAAGTTACTTTAAGGCATTTAGCCTGTGGAAGGATGGTGGATGAAGGGTCCAACTTTGTTCTGTGTTGACATGAGTCTAACCCAGGTTCAGTTTGAGTTTTTGGGCTGTTTCAGTGCTGAATTACCCAAAAGTCTAGTACACCTCTCGATGTTTGTGAATGAATGTTGCTGTCTGCTCCTATAGATGGTGATCTGCAgttgttcattgttttttaaaatgaacaaaatatatgatttaggggttttttttgtggaaagaTGAGTGAATCCTTTCCATTTGCTGTTGTCTGATTACTTCTACAGGTGAATGGGTTACGCTTCATAGCTGTCACCAAAGGACAGGTTCTGGTTGTGTGGTCAGATCGTTCTGTCCGTTCAAGGTAAacgttaacttttttttctacagGTTTCTGTCTAAACTGTATGGTACAGTTAAAACAGggatgtgtttaattttttttttatcttttaatcCACAGATGCATTAAAACTTATGAAGTGGAATTTTCTACCGATAACAGAAAATTTCGGAGGATTAATACACAGGACAGTATATTCACATCATATGTGTTTGCCCCAGGTGAGGATAtcagattaataataatttaaaatttcactttcaaaTGAAGTAACAGATTAGATTTATAAGCGAAATTCCAGAAGGTAAATAATATAGGGTGATGGTAATGTTTATTATCATTTGTGTTATTTGGTGGCATTTAGTACTAGGGTTGTTCTGTTTAGTTGTTTTGGAAATTGTCTTTCAAAGTTATACGAATTTTCCTTGTTTGCTCAATACTTTCATCTCCTGGAACCTGAATCATCTCTTGTTTGGTCTTAAGTCGTTCTCTCCccacacttttgttttttttacagagaACCTGGATGTTTGTGGCTTCTACAGAGTGCGTGCAGTGGATTACTGGGGTAGGCCAGGGGAGTACTCACAAagtgagaaattctgtgggaagCACTGACTGGCCACATCGACAGTTACCATGTTTACTATGCAGCAACAATGGcatttgtttcactgaaaggaaactgcacttttaaatctgtagagctttatttttgattgtttttgtgAATACTTAAGCGCttaatttttgttaattttcatttaaagtaattgtgtgtgtatctgtgttttgTTGCCTCTGTTCACCTTCTCAGATTTTGTATAACTGACTTATTTTTATGTCTAATTTCTGGTTGTATTTTGACCTCTACCCCAGATGAACAAATCATTAATGACGCTGtatattatgctttttttttttttttttttttgctttggaatAGGCAAGGAACACTTTTGT
Above is a genomic segment from Scleropages formosus chromosome 17, fSclFor1.1, whole genome shotgun sequence containing:
- the idua gene encoding alpha-L-iduronidase, giving the protein MGILKGRSAAVVLFSLLRLCATVSGTAVACADIAVDVQTAVRPLRHFWRSTGFCPPLPHTQADQYDLSRDEQLNLAYVSSVPHGGLEQVRIHWLLELVTAQVVEGVPRYNFTNLDQLIELLWQNGLRPGFELMGSVSNYFTDFEEKQQVAEWRNLVYLAARRYIEKYGLDYVSQWNFETWNEPNNHDFDNITMSIQGFLNYYDACSEGLRDASPTLRFGGPGDSCHSYPHSPYCWALLEHCHNGTNFFTGETGVRLDYIALHKKGGGGSLPILQQEVETVKEIQERFPSFRSLPVYNDEADPLVGWSKPQDWRADVTYAAMVVKVISQHQDLIIGDPDSTIHYALLSNDNAFLSYHPNQFTQRTLTARFQVNNTQPPHVQLLRKPVLTVMGLLALLGETQVFSYIVLEGSATDDTIGVLASTHKSPVPGTSDSWQSAILVYSSKDNHTVPSANHVTLQLSGFSGQKDLVYITYYLDNNSSNPYQLWQSFGSPDYPTAKQFQQLRNLGEPQVRGPLPFPSEGTLTLKVELPVPAVLLVHVCARPKATPEQVNGLRFIAVTKGQVLVVWSDRSVRSRCIKTYEVEFSTDNRKFRRINTQDSIFTSYVFAPENLDVCGFYRVRAVDYWGRPGEYSQSEKFCGKH